In Citrus sinensis cultivar Valencia sweet orange chromosome 4, DVS_A1.0, whole genome shotgun sequence, one DNA window encodes the following:
- the LOC102615244 gene encoding cytokinin dehydrogenase 6, with translation MRYTAASFLRQNNMLFIRSFMVLFLCCITVKINLCFSGIPYSLKTLTLDGHLNFDEVHNAARDFGNRYQLLPSAVLHPNSVSDIATTVKHIWEMGSHSELTVAARGHGHSLQGQAQAHQGVVINMESLQGPKMQVYAENSFYVDVSGGELWINILHESVKYGLAPKSWTDYLHLTVGGTLSNAGISGQAFQHGPQISNVHQLEVVTGKGEIINCSEKQNSELFHSVLGGLGQFGIITRARISLEPAPDMVKWIRVLYSDFVTFARDQEYLISAEKTFDYIEGFVIVNRTGLLNNWRSSFDPQDPVQASQFKSGGQTLFCLELAKYINKDEKDLVNQEVESSLSVLNYIPSTLFLSEVSYIEFLDRVHVSEVKLQSKGLWEVPHPWLNLFIPQSKIHDFAKEVFGNILAETSNGPILIYPLNKSKWDNRTSVVIPEEDVFYLVAFLSSAVPSSKGTDGLEHILTQNKRILEYCETAHLGVKQYLPHYTTQEQWRSHFGPQWEVFVQRKSTYDPLAILAPGQRIFQKAMPFS, from the exons ATGAGATACACAGCTGCTAGCTTCCTCAGACAAAACAACATGCTTTTCATAAGAAGCTTCATGGTCTTGTTCCTGTGCTGCATAACTGTTAAAATAAACCTATGTTTTTCCGGCATACcttattctttaaaaacaCTCACCCTTGATGGACATTTGAACTTTGATGAAGTTCATAATGCAGCCAGAGATTTTGGCAACAGGTATCAGCTCCTCCCATCAGCAGTACTTCATCCAAACTCAGTTTCTGACATTGCCACAACTGTAAAGCATATTTGGGAGATGGGCTCTCATTCAGAGCTGACAGTTGCAGCTAGAGGGCATGGCCATTCACTCCAGGGCCAGGCACAGGCACATCAAGGTGTTGTCATCAACATGGAATCTCTCCAAGGCCCAAAAATGCAGGTTTACGCTGAAAATTCTTTCTATGTGGACGTCTCTGGGGGTGAATTGTGGATAAATATCCTGCATGAAAGTGTGAAATATGGATTAGCACCAAAATCTTGGACGGACTACCTTCATTTAACTGTGGGTGGTACTTTGTCAAATGCAGGGATTAGTGGGCAGGCCTTTCAGCATGGGCCTCAGATAAGTAATGTCCATCAGCTGGAGGTTGTTACAG GAAAAGGAGAGATAATAAATTGTTCCGAGAAGCAGAATAGTGAGCTCTTTCACAGTGTTCTCGGAGGACTAGGTCAATTTGGCATCATAACCCGAGCAAGGATATCACTAGAACCAGCACCGGATATG GTGAAATGGATCAGAGTACTATACTCTGATTTTGTTACATTTGCCAGAGACCAGGAGTATTTGATATCTGCAGAAAAAACATTTGATTATATAGAAGGATTTGTGATAGTAAACAGGACTGGTCTCCTAAATAATTGGAGATCATCCTTCGACCCACAAGACCCAGTACAAGCCAGCCAGTTCAAGTCAGGTGGACAAACTCTCTTCTGCCTAGAATTAGCCAAATACATCAACAAGGATGAGAAGGATTTAGTAAATCAG GAAGTTGAATCCTCATTGTCTGTACTAAACTACATCCCATCAACACTTTTCCTATCAGAAGTTTCATATATTGAATTCTTAGACAGGGTTCATGTGTCAGAGGTCAAGCTACAGTCAAAGGGCTTGTGGGAAGTTCCTCATCCATGGCTCAATCTTTTTATCCCCCAAAGCAAAATACATGATTTTGCTAAGGAAGTCTTTGGCAACATCCTTGCAGAGACAAGCAATGGGCCCATCCTCATCTACCCACTCAACAAATCAAA GTGGGACAACAGAACATCTGTTGTTATTCCAGAAGAAGATGTTTTCTATCTAGTAGCATTCCTTTCATCTGCAGTTCCATCTTCCAAAGGAACTGATGGCCTAGAACACATCTTAACTCAGAACAAAAGAATTCTAGAATACTGTGAAACAGCACATCTTGGAGTGAAGCAATATCTGCCCCACTACACTACGCAGGAACAGTGGAGATCCCACTTTGGCCCACAATGGGAAGTCTTTGTCCAGAGAAAATCTACTTATGACCCTTTGGCAATACTTGCTCCTGGCCAAAGAATATTTCAAAAGGCCATGCCTTTCTCATGA